A segment of the Pseudomonas versuta genome:
AAGCCCAACGAAGCAACGATCCACACCACCACCGCCAGCACCGAGCCTGGGGTGATGAAACGGAATTTTTGCTCCACATCCGGCATCACGTAATACATCACCGCCACCGCCACCATCATCAGCAATACGATCACGGGCCAACGCAGGATGGTCCATAGCGTCACAACGAAATCTTCGAGCCCCACCTGCCCTGCCAGCCAGCTCATGACCTGCGGCCCGAGTACCATCAACGCGGCAGCCGCCAGTAGCATGCCGGCAATACCGATGGTGTAAAAAATCGACAGCGGAAAGCGCTTCCAGATCGGCCGGCCTTCGACTACATCGTAGGCAGCATTCATCGCGCTCATCATTAGCCGTACACCGGCCGAAGCGGTCCACAAGGCAATGACGATACCCACCGACAGCAATCCGCCCTTGGACTGCTGCAACTGATCAATGACCGGGTTGACCTGCTCCAGCGCCTGGGGCGGCAGTACCAGTTCGGATTGCAGTCGCAACCAGGTGAAAAAGTCGGGCAGATGCAGGAAGCCGATCAAGGCAATCAAAAACAGAATGAAGGGAAATAACGAAAACAGCATTTGATAGGCCAGCGCCGAGGCGTAGGTCGACATTTCGTCGTCGATAAACTCCTTTACCGTACGGATCAGGACTTTGCCTATCGGCAGGCCATTCAAGACCGGGAAAAACATAGCGTCTCCTTTCGCCGCTTGGAAATTGAGTTCTACAAGCCAGCCAACAGCTTAAGGTAGGGGTTGTACCTCAAATGTAGCCGCGTTGGCGACTTTGGAAACACTTATGCAAAAACGGCCATCACCAGGATGGCCGTTCATTTCGCAACAGGCGCCCGACGCGCCTCATGCAATTAGCCTGTCAGGCCTTGTCTACGGTTTTCTTGACCGTATCTTTCACTTTGCCTACAGCCTGCTGGCCTTCGCCTTTGAGCTCTTGAGCCTTACCTTCAGTACGTAGCTTGTCATTGTCGGTCGCTTTACCGACTGCTTGTTTGACATTACCTACCGCTTCGTTCGCTTTGCCTTTGATCTTATCGCCAGTGCTGCTCATGGGATTTCTCCTGATGAAATTTCGGATGTCATTACATCGACAAAATCATTGACTCGTCCGCCACCAAGAGAGTTTCATTTATTTTCAGGCCATCATTTCGTCGTTCCGCGCAGGTTGAGCTTTATGTTTGCCGCCTAACCCCGAGAATGCGCAACGTATTCAGGCTATGGCGCTGAAGATCAGCAATTGTAGGAAGGTTATGAAACTCGATAAAAAGCTGGCCATTGCCCGCAGAAACCAGGAACTCGGCGGCGCGGTGCTTGGCGTCAACAACTGCCATTTCGCCACACTGAACACCAACAAGAACATCTGGTGGTTCGATATCCCTCTGGCTCGACTGGCCGTCGGCCAGTACGAATGGGTGCATCTGCTGCTGCACACCCCAAGTACCGATGAACTGCTGCACTTGAAAGTAACGACTGCATTCCTGCGTGAGAAACGCGAAGGTATGGTGGTACGCGCGACGCACAAGCGTACGCCAACCATGAGCCTTGAGCTGAGCGCGGACAAAGACTCCTTCCTGCAAGATGTGCGTCCGACAGGCACAGGCGTCAATTTCTCGCAGTTTCTACAGAAATAACCACTCAAACCCTGCAGGAGCGCTCTTGCTCGCAATGAAATCGATGCAGTGGATCAGACACTGCGCGGCCTGAATCGCGAGCACCCTCCTGCAGAGTGGCGGACACCAGCTAAAACAACAAAGCCCCGCAATGAGGGGCTTTGTTGTTTGCGGAGCAACTTACTTTTTAAGGCCCAGCTTCTTCATTTCTTCGTCACGCAACTCACGGCGCAGGATTTTGCCTACGTTAGTGGTCGGCAAACTGTCACGGAACTCGACGATTTTCGGCGCTTTATAAGCGGTCAGGTTAGCGCGCATATGCGCCATCACCTGCTCTTTGGTCAGGGTCATGCCCGGCTTGACCACGATAAACACCTTGATCAGCTCGCCGGTTTTTTCATCTGGAATACCAATCGCCGCTGATTGAAGCACCTCAGGCAGGGAGGCCATTACATCTTCCAGCTCGTTCGGGTACACGTTGAAGCCAGAGACCAGAATCATGTCTTTCTTGCGATCAACAATACGCATATAGCCATCAGGTTGAATAACCGCGATATCACCGGACTTCAACCAGCCATCGCTGTCCATGATCTCGGCGGTGGCATCAGGACGCTCCCAATACCCTTTCATGACCTGCGGGCCTTTGATGCACAGCTCGCCGACTTCACCCAGCGGCAGCTCTTCACCCGCATCGTTGATGACTTTGCACAGGGTCGAAGGCATCGGAATGCCAATAGTACCGATCTGAATGTTTTGAATCGGGTTGACCGAGGCCACCGGGCTGGTCTCAGTCATGCCGTAACCTTCACAGATCGCACAACCGGTTACAGTCTTCCAGCGCTCGGCCACAGAGAGTTGCAAAGCCATTCCGCCCGACAACGTTACTTTCAGCGACGAGAAGTCCAGCTTGCGGAAACCCTCGTTGTTGCACAGCGCAATAAACAGGGTGTTAAGGCCCACGAAGCCGGTGAACTTCCACTTCGACAGTTCTTTAACCATCGCAGGCAGGTCGCGCGGGTTGCTGATCAATACATTGTGATTGCCCAGCAGCATCATCGCCATGCAATGAAAGGTGAACGCGTAGATGTGGTAAAGCGGCAATGGCGTAATCAGGATTTCACAACCTTCATTAAGGTTGGAGCCCATCAGCGCCTTGCACTGCAACATGTTGGCGATCAGGTTGCGATGGGTCAGCATTGCCCCCTTCGCCACCCCGGTGGTACCGCCAGTGTATTGCAGTACAGCGACGTCACTGCTGGCCGGGTGGGCCTCGTTCACTGGCTGGCCGTGCCCCTTGCTCAGCACATCATTGAACTTGATGGCCTTGGGCAAGTGATAGGCCGGGACCATTTTTTTCACGTATTTGATAACACTGTTGATCAATACGCGCTTGAAGGGCGATAGCAAGTCAGCCACTTCAGTGACAATCACATGCTTGATCGAAGTCTGCGGCACGACCTTTTCGGCCAGGTGCGCCATGTTCGCCAGGCATACCAGGGCCTTGGCGCCGGAGTCATTAAACTGGTGTTCCATTTCCCGCGCGGTATACAGCGGGTTGGTGTTGACCACGATCAAGCCGGCGCGGATGGCTCCGAACACAGCGATCGGGTATTGCAGCAAGTTGGGCAACTGCACGGCGATCCGGTCGCCGGGTTGCAGATCGGTGTGCTGCTGCAGGTAGGCAGCAAAAGCACCAGACTGCTCGTAAAGCTCACCGTAAGTGATGGTTTTACCGAGGTTGCTAAAGGCTGGTTTATCAGCAAAACGCTGGCAAGATTGGCGCAACACCGTCTGAATATTAGGGTATTCGTCCGGGTTGATTTCAGCAGCAATCCCAGCTGGGTACTTATCCTTCCAAAAGCCGTCAATCATGGAAGCCCGCTCCTCAGCGTTGCGAATTCTTCACCGCATTTTATGCGGTTATTATTTGTTTGATTTTGTAATGGATAATTCTGGCTTTTTACTTATCGAGAAGTCACAAAGCGCGCCGAGAGTAGCAGCTTTGCCAGAGGCCGCCTAGAGCCAAAAATGCCCCCCAGAGTCACAAACCTGACTGTAGGACAATCCAAAGTCATCATTAGTACAAAAACTCTATTGCCGCCAAAACCTCTCTATCCCGGGCATTACAGCCAACCTTGCAGGGATTTCAATCAAACACTGCACCTTGTTATAGACGAATAAAAACGCCCGCTTGCTCAAAGCAAACGGGCGTTTGTCGCCAGGCTGAACGAATCAGGCGTTATCACGTAACTCTCGGCGCAGGATTTTACCCACGGCGGTCATGGGCAAAGCATCACGAAAGACGATCTGTTTGGGCACTTTATAAGCGGTGAAGTTCTCTTTGCAGTACGCCTGAAGTTCTTCAACACTAACCCCGCCTGCGCGCGCGACCACAAACAGTTTGACCGCCTCCCCGGTGCGCTCGTCAGGTACGCCAATCACCGCGCAACTCGCCACCTTCGGGTGGGCCATCACGATGTCTTCGATTTCATTGGGGTACACATTGAAGCCTGAAACGATAATCAGGTCTTTTTTGCGATCGACAATGCGCACAAATCCGTCGGGATCAATCACCGCAATATCCCCCGTCCTGAACCACCCCTCAGCGTCCAGCACTTCAGCGGTTGCCTGCGGATTTTGCCAGTAGCCCTTCATGACCTGCGGGCCTTTGACACATAGCTCGCCGCTTTCACCCAAGCCCAGGTCGCTGCCGTCATCGCCGACTACTTTCATCGCCGTGCCCGGAACAGGCATGCCCACGGTCCCCAGCCTTGCCAGAGAACCGCACGGGTTGGCGCTGGCCACAGGCGAAGTTTCAGTCAGACCGTAGCCCTCTACGATCCGGCACCCCGTGAGTTTTTCCCAACGCTCAGCCGTAGCCCTGACCAGTGCGGTGCCGCCCGAATTGGTGATTTTAAGTCCCGAGAAATCCACACTCTTGAAGTCCGGGTGGTCCATGAGCGCGACAAACAGGGTATTGAGCCCCAGAAAAGCAGTGAATCGCCAGTTCTTCAACTCCTTGATGAAACCTTTGATATCACGCGGGTTGGTGATCAGGATGTTGTGGTTACCAGTGACCATCATCCCCATGCAATTGGCCGTGAATGCATAGATATGGTACAGCGGCAAAGGCGCCACCATGATCTCGCGGCCGTCTCTGAGGAAGGGTTGACCATCTTCGTCCAGTTGGGAAAGGCAAGCGCGGAGCTGCTGCATGTTGGCGACCAGATTGCCATGACTGAGCATTGCCCCTTTGGGCAGCCCCGTCGTGCCTCCGGTGTATTGAATGACGGCGGTATCATCCAGTGTCACCGGTACCGGGTGGATAACCTGACCAGCTCCACGGTGCAACACACTTTTAAACCCAATGGCCTGGGGTAGTTGATAGGCCGGCACCAGCTTTTTGACCTTGTCGACCACCAGGTTGGTGACCCAGCCTTTGGCTGCCGGCATCATGTCGCCCATTTTGGCTTCAATCAGGTAATCGATTTCGGTATCTGCCAGCACTTCCTGCACGCGTTTGCCAAACATATTCAAATACACCAGTGCCCTGATTCCGGCACTTTTGAACTGATGGCGCATCTCGCGCGAGGTGTACAGGGGGTTGGTATTGACCACTATCAGGCCTGCACGCAACGCACCAAATACCGCGATCGGGTATTGCAGGACATTGGGCATTTGTACGGCAATGCGGTCGCCGGGCTTGAGGTCTGTGCAGTTTTGCAGATAACCGGCGAACGCTGCGCTGTAGCGCTCCAGTTCGGCATAAGTGATGGTCACACCCAAATTGCTGAAGGCCGGGCGATCTGCAAATTTCTTGCAGGAGCGTTCAAACACATCTACGACCGATCTGAAGGCCGTCATATCAATATCCAGTGGTACACCGGCAGGACGTTTGTCGTTCCAGAAATCAGGTTGCATTATTTTTATCCTCGTACCTGAGTGTGTCTGGCCGCTTCTCTGGGCGTTGAAAAGCGGAGCTAACGGACGTTAACAGTTATCAAGTTGTAGGCAAATACAGCGATATTCGCCATTTACATCTTGAATCTTATTACTGCGGCATAGCGGGTTAAGTGGCTTGACTGCGAATGCGCTATACACTGCTCCTACTCCGTGTAAAGGAATGGCCATGATTCATGAGACTTTCTGGCTGGACGCGAATGACCGCAGCGGCCTGTTCGTTAACCAGTGGCTGCCTGCCGGCACCCCCAAGGCCATTGTGTTGCTTGCCCATGGCATGGCCGAACACAGCGCCAGATATGCGCGCCTGGGCCAGGTTCTGTGTGATGCCGGCTTTGGCCTTTATGCCCATGACCAGCGCGGCCACGGCAAGACAGGTGAACGTGGAACATTGGGCTACTTCGCTGACGAAGAGGGCTGGTGCGCAGTAGTCAGTGATGTCGCCAGTCTTAATCAGCACATTGGCCAGGCCCATCCAGGGCTACCGACTTTTCTGCTCGGCCACAGCATGGGCAGTTATATCGCCCAGGCTTATTTGCTGCACCACAGCAAGAGTTTGCAGGGTGCGATTCTGAGCGCCTCCAACTTCCAGCCTGTCGCCTTGTATCGCAGCGCCAGCCTGATAGCCCGGATGGAACGTTGGCGCCAGGGTCCAAAAGGGCGCAGTGCGCTGATCGAATGGCTGTCTTTTGGCTCGTTCAATAAAGCGTTCAAACCCAATCGCACCCAATATGACTGGTTAAGCCGTGATCCGGCCGAAGTCGACGCCTACGCCAGCGACCCTTTGTGCGGGTTCCGTTGCACCAACCAACTGTGGATTGACCTGCTGGGCGGCTTGCAGCAAATCAGCAAAGCGTCCAACCTCGCTCAGATAGATCCTGCCCTGCCATTGCTGGTGATGGGTGGCGCCTGTGATCCGGTGAGTGAAGGCAAGCGCCTTGAGGACCTGGCCCGGGCGTTGCGCAAAGCAGGCAGTCTGCATTTGCAACTCAATATCTACCCGCAGGCTCGGCATGAACTGTTCAATGAAACAAACCGTGACCAAGTGATGGCAGACGTTGTCGAATGGCTGAACCAGGCATTGCTTCACGCTCGTCCGCCACACAGCGAATAGCTCGACCATCTAAAAAATACTTTAAAATCAAAAACTTGAAATTAAACACTCGTCACAGGACATGCGCTAGATGACTCAGGTTACCAACACCCCGTACGAAGCCCTCGAAGTCGGTCAGACTGCCAGCTACAGCAAAACCGTCGAAGAGCGTGATATTCAGCTTTTTGCGGCCATGTCTGGTGACCATAACCCGGTGCACCTCGATCCGGAATTTGCCGCTGCGACCATGTTCAAAGAGCGCATTGCCCACGGCATGTTCAGTGGCGCGCTGATCAGCGCAGCCGTGGCATGCGAGCTGCCTGGCCCGGGCACTATTTATGTCGGCCAGCAGATGAGCTTCCAGAAACCGGTAAAAATTGGCGACACCCTCACCGTGCGTCTGGAAATTCTCGAGAAAATGCCGAAATTCCGCGTCCGTATCGCGACCCGCGTTTTCAATCAACGCGATGAAATCGTGGTCGACGGTGAAGCCGAAATCATTGCCCCGCGCAAGCAGCAAACCGTGACACTGCCGGTGTTGCCGGCGATCAGCATCGGCTGAATCGCAAACATAAAAAAACGCCGGCTAGCCGGCGTTTTTTTATGGGGTCACGCGGTATTCAGGATTGAGCACGAGCTCGGTTGCGCAGGGCTTTAACTTCATCGTGATTGCGCTGTACACCTTGAAGCTGGCGCACAACCAGATCACGAATGTGCAGCAGTTGGTGCTTGTCGATTTTTTCCAAGGCTTCTTTATAAGCCTTCAGCGCATGGTCTTCGCCGCGCTCGGCTTCATTAAGTACCGCCTCTTCGCCCTTGCCGGTAAAGATGGATTTCACATCGACCCAGCGACGATGCAAATCACCCGTCACACTGGTGCTGGTCTCCGGATCGCCACCCAGTGAGCGAACAGCACTCTGCAATTCAGCAGCGGCTGTACCGCAATCGGCAGCGCGCTGGACGAAAAAGGCCTTCAGATCCGGTTGCTTGATATCTTCAGCACAGGATTTGAATCCCTCCTGACCGTCTTTACTGGTTTCGATCAAATCGTTCAGGACAGAGATGGCTTCTTTATTAAGGTCAGTCATTGTTCAATTCCTTACAAGGTTGAGGATCGTGCAATAGGTATTGCAGAGCTCGTGCCAGTTACAGAATTTAACAAATCACATATATATCAATGACTTATAAAATACAGCTATTTCTGTATCCGGTTTATTTGCATGATCTGTCAATTGGCCTGCATGCAAAATGCCTGTATTTTTCATCCCGTTGATCCACGTGCCCGAAGGCTGTTGCATGAACCCCGAAAAACTCGAACTGCTGGTGACTCGCGAAATGCCATTCGGCAAATACAAAGGCCGAATCATCGCCGACCTCCCGGGCCAGTACCTGAACTGGTTTGCCCGCGAAGGCTTTCCACACGGCGAATTGGGCGGCCTTCTGGCCCTGATGCAAGAAATCGATCACAACGGTTTGTCAGACCTGCTCGACCCGTTGCGCGCCAAACACGGAAAACCCAAACCTCGCCACTGATAGAGTTGCCTTATGCCAAGGATTGAAGAGAACGCCCGCGATGAAAACTTCTGGCACGCTATCGCCGAGCGCTATGACATGGCACCCGGCCCGGTCAATCTGGAAAACGGCTACTTCGGGCGTATGACCCGGGGAGTTGCCCAGGACTACCAGCGCAATATCGACTTTATCAACCGCAACAACTCGGTGCATGTACGCCAGCAATTCGATGGTCCGCAGAACATCGAAATCCGTAATCAGCTGGCCGGGATGCTCGGAGTTGCACACGCCAGTATCGCCCTCACCCGTTGCGCTTCGGACGCACTGCAATCGCTGATTGGCAACTACAAGAACTTGCAGCCAGGCGATCAGTTACTGATCAGTGACCTGGAGTACCCCAGCGTCGAATCCGCCATGCGCTGGGTGGCACAGCATCGTGGCCTTGAGATCATCGAAATAGTCCATCAGCACCCCGCGACCCATGACGCCCTGGTGGCCAGCTATCGCGAGGCATTTGAACGTCATCCGCGGATCAAACTGATGGCGCTGACCCACGTCACCCACCGTACCGGCCTGGTTTTGCCGGTGCAGGCGATTGTCGAAGCGGCCAATGCTCACGGGGTGGACGTGGTACTGGACGGCGCCCATGCGCTCGGCCAGATCGAGTTTGACCTGCCGGCGCTGGGCGTGGCCTTTGCCGGCTACAACCTGCATAAATGGGTTGGCGGGCCTCTGACTCTGGGCTTTATGTACATCGACCCGCGGCGCCTCGCAGACATTGCCCCGGACATGGGCAGCCAGCGCTACCCTGAGCCTGACATCCGCACCCGTGCGCCCTACGGCACGGTCAATATTGCGGCATGGCTGACGCTGCCCAAGGTGCTGCAAGAGCACAAGGCATTGGGTGGCGCCAGGGCCAAAGGCGAGCGCCTGAACTACCTGCGAGAGCTATGGGTGAGTGAAGCGCGAAAAATGCCGGGAGTCGAAGTACTCACGCCTGACGATCCGCGTTTGCAGTGCGCCATTTCAGCGCTGCGCTTTACCGGGCTGGAGGATCAAAAGCCGATGGCAGACCGCCTGCTTGAGGACTACAACCTGTTCACCGTAGTGCGCGACGGTTCAGCCTGCGGCAGTTGTATCCGTATCACCGTGGGCTTGAGCACCTCACTGGATGACATCAACCGGTTGATCAGGGCATTGCGCGAGCTTTCCTGCAACCCACTGTAGGAGCGAGCTTGCCTCGCGATCTTTTAAAAGCTGGCGAGCAACCCCGCTCCTGCAGTGGGTGCCGGCACCAACAAATTGCGGGCAAAAAAAAGGTGCGCCGACCAAGCGCACCAAAAACCGTAGAACACACAACAAATTCTTTACAGGCTTGAGTCCAGCAGGGCCAGGGCCTCGGCCGTGCATTCCTGGATCCGGGCCCAGTCGCCGTTCTTGATCCACTCGCTGTCGAGCATCCAGCTACCGCCAACACACATGACGTTTTTCAATGCCATATAGTTGCGAATATTCGCCGGGCTAACACCACCGGTCGGGCAGAACTTCACTTCACCGAAGGGGCCGCCCAGCGCCTTGATCGCCGCCACACCGCCGCTGACTTCAGCCGGGAACAGCTTGAATCGACGGTAACCCAGCCCGTAGCCTTCCATAATTCCGGACGCATTGCTGATACCCGGCAGCAGCGGGATATCGCTGGCCACGCTGGCTTCGAGCAAGTCACGGGTAATGCCCGGAGTGACAATAAACTGCGAACCGGCCTCTTCGGCAGCCGCCAGCATGTGCCGGTCCAGCACGGTGCCCGCACCCGTCACCAACTCGGGCCGTTGCTCGCGCAGAACACGAATGGCCTTGAGCCCGAACTGTGAACGCAGGGTCACTTCAAGTGCCGTCAGACCGCCCGCTGCCAGCGCATCGGCCAGCGGCAAAATGTCTTGCTCACGAGCGATGGTGATCACCGGCAGAATTCGCGCCGAGGCACACAGTTCATCGATCAGGGCGACTTTATCCGCCATCGAAACGTGGGAAGTTTTTATTGTCATGGCAGCTGATCCTTGGCTCATGGGCACCAGTAAATCTCTAACGTAGGTTGCAGAAAGGCACGAATCGGCAAGGCGGCAATATCAGTGCCCGCCAGCGCTTCGTTGAGGGTATTCAATTTGGCCTGCCCTTGAATCGACAGCACCGTGTTCCTGGCGCTCGCCAGCAGGCTGCGGCTCATGCTCAAGCGTTGATGAGGCACGGTCGGTGCCAGCATCGGCCAGCAACGGCGCTCGCCATCCGCTTTCAAGGCTTCAAGCAGATTCGGGCTGTTGGGGAACAGCGATGCGGTATGCCCGTCATCACCCATCCCCAGGATCAGCACATCAATCGGCGGCAACTCGGCCAATGCCCGGTCGGCTTGCTCTGCCGCAGCGTCCAGATTGGCTGCAACGTTATACAAGCCGACAAAGCGCGCCTTGGCGCCAGGCCCTTGCAGCAGATGCTTTTTCAGCAGGCCGGCATTGCTGTCGGCGTGTTCGACCGGCACCCAGCGTTCATCAGCAAGGCTGACCACCACTTTGGACCAATCGACCGGTTGCTTGATCAGGCTCTGAAAAAACGCTACCGGACTACGACCGCCCGATACCACCAGGGTGGCAACCCCTTGTGCACCAATGGCTGCATTCAATTGCCCTGCCACTTTTTTTGCCAGTTCCTCGGCCAGAATCGCCGGGTTCTTGAAGGTGTGCGCGTTGACCCCTTCAGGCAGTTTCAAATCAGATATCGCCATACCAAGACCTCCCGTCCCGCGTAATCAATGCTATGGAACTCATCGGTCCCCAGGAGCCCGCCGCGTAGGGCTTGGGCGCATCACCAGACTTTTTCCAGCCGGCGATCAACTGGTCACACCACTTCCATGCCGCTTCAATTTCGTCCTTGCGCACAAACAGGTTCTGATTGCCGCGCATCACTTCGAGCAATAAACGCTCGTAGGCATCCGGAATCCGCGCACTGCGGTACGTGTCGGAAAAATTCAATTGCAGTGGGCCGCTACGCAGTTGCATGCCTTTATCCAGGCCCTGCTCTTTGGTCATCACCCGCAAGGAGATACCTTCGTCCGGCTGCAGGCGAATAATCAGCTTGTTGCCGATTTGCAGGCGCTGCTCCGGGGCGAAGATGTAGTGCGACGGCTCCTTGAAGTGGATAACGATCTGCGACAGTTTTTGCGGCATGCGTTTGCCAGTACGCAGATAAAACGGCACACCCGCCCAACGCCAGTTGCGAATATCGGCACGCAGGGCAACAAAGGTTTCGGTATCGCTCTGGGTATTGGAGTTTTCTTCCTCCAGATAACCCGGGACCGACTGCCCTTCGCTGTGACCGGCGATGTATTGGCCACGTACCACCTGGGTGGTCAGGCCCTCAGCGCTGATCGGGGCCAGCGCCTTGAGAACTTTTACTTTCTCGTCACGAATGCTGTCTGCCGACAAGTCCGCAGGCGGATCCATGGCAATCAGGCACAACAGCTGCAACAAGTGGTTCTGAATCATGTCGCGCAGTTGCCCGGCCTTGTCGAAATAGCCCCAGCGCCCCTCGATACCGACTTTCTCGGCCACGGTGATTTCAACGTGAGAGATGTAGCGCTGGTTCCACTGGGATTCGAACAGACTGTTGGCAAAGCGCAGGGCGATGAGGTTTTG
Coding sequences within it:
- a CDS encoding YihY/virulence factor BrkB family protein; translated protein: MFFPVLNGLPIGKVLIRTVKEFIDDEMSTYASALAYQMLFSLFPFILFLIALIGFLHLPDFFTWLRLQSELVLPPQALEQVNPVIDQLQQSKGGLLSVGIVIALWTASAGVRLMMSAMNAAYDVVEGRPIWKRFPLSIFYTIGIAGMLLAAAALMVLGPQVMSWLAGQVGLEDFVVTLWTILRWPVIVLLMMVAVAVMYYVMPDVEQKFRFITPGSVLAVVVWIVASLGFAFYVKTFADYNAMYGSIGAIIVLLLYFYISAAVLLLGAEMNAVIEHMSAEGKDPGEKTFDGSDDPDPKQHVSGLGRDHSIPSTPDEA
- a CDS encoding CsbD family protein gives rise to the protein MSSTGDKIKGKANEAVGNVKQAVGKATDNDKLRTEGKAQELKGEGQQAVGKVKDTVKKTVDKA
- the fadD1 gene encoding long-chain-fatty-acid--CoA ligase FadD1 codes for the protein MIDGFWKDKYPAGIAAEINPDEYPNIQTVLRQSCQRFADKPAFSNLGKTITYGELYEQSGAFAAYLQQHTDLQPGDRIAVQLPNLLQYPIAVFGAIRAGLIVVNTNPLYTAREMEHQFNDSGAKALVCLANMAHLAEKVVPQTSIKHVIVTEVADLLSPFKRVLINSVIKYVKKMVPAYHLPKAIKFNDVLSKGHGQPVNEAHPASSDVAVLQYTGGTTGVAKGAMLTHRNLIANMLQCKALMGSNLNEGCEILITPLPLYHIYAFTFHCMAMMLLGNHNVLISNPRDLPAMVKELSKWKFTGFVGLNTLFIALCNNEGFRKLDFSSLKVTLSGGMALQLSVAERWKTVTGCAICEGYGMTETSPVASVNPIQNIQIGTIGIPMPSTLCKVINDAGEELPLGEVGELCIKGPQVMKGYWERPDATAEIMDSDGWLKSGDIAVIQPDGYMRIVDRKKDMILVSGFNVYPNELEDVMASLPEVLQSAAIGIPDEKTGELIKVFIVVKPGMTLTKEQVMAHMRANLTAYKAPKIVEFRDSLPTTNVGKILRRELRDEEMKKLGLKK
- the fadD2 gene encoding long-chain-fatty-acid--CoA ligase FadD2, giving the protein MQPDFWNDKRPAGVPLDIDMTAFRSVVDVFERSCKKFADRPAFSNLGVTITYAELERYSAAFAGYLQNCTDLKPGDRIAVQMPNVLQYPIAVFGALRAGLIVVNTNPLYTSREMRHQFKSAGIRALVYLNMFGKRVQEVLADTEIDYLIEAKMGDMMPAAKGWVTNLVVDKVKKLVPAYQLPQAIGFKSVLHRGAGQVIHPVPVTLDDTAVIQYTGGTTGLPKGAMLSHGNLVANMQQLRACLSQLDEDGQPFLRDGREIMVAPLPLYHIYAFTANCMGMMVTGNHNILITNPRDIKGFIKELKNWRFTAFLGLNTLFVALMDHPDFKSVDFSGLKITNSGGTALVRATAERWEKLTGCRIVEGYGLTETSPVASANPCGSLARLGTVGMPVPGTAMKVVGDDGSDLGLGESGELCVKGPQVMKGYWQNPQATAEVLDAEGWFRTGDIAVIDPDGFVRIVDRKKDLIIVSGFNVYPNEIEDIVMAHPKVASCAVIGVPDERTGEAVKLFVVARAGGVSVEELQAYCKENFTAYKVPKQIVFRDALPMTAVGKILRRELRDNA
- a CDS encoding alpha/beta hydrolase gives rise to the protein MIHETFWLDANDRSGLFVNQWLPAGTPKAIVLLAHGMAEHSARYARLGQVLCDAGFGLYAHDQRGHGKTGERGTLGYFADEEGWCAVVSDVASLNQHIGQAHPGLPTFLLGHSMGSYIAQAYLLHHSKSLQGAILSASNFQPVALYRSASLIARMERWRQGPKGRSALIEWLSFGSFNKAFKPNRTQYDWLSRDPAEVDAYASDPLCGFRCTNQLWIDLLGGLQQISKASNLAQIDPALPLLVMGGACDPVSEGKRLEDLARALRKAGSLHLQLNIYPQARHELFNETNRDQVMADVVEWLNQALLHARPPHSE
- a CDS encoding MaoC family dehydratase, yielding MTQVTNTPYEALEVGQTASYSKTVEERDIQLFAAMSGDHNPVHLDPEFAAATMFKERIAHGMFSGALISAAVACELPGPGTIYVGQQMSFQKPVKIGDTLTVRLEILEKMPKFRVRIATRVFNQRDEIVVDGEAEIIAPRKQQTVTLPVLPAISIG
- a CDS encoding ferritin-like domain-containing protein — its product is MTDLNKEAISVLNDLIETSKDGQEGFKSCAEDIKQPDLKAFFVQRAADCGTAAAELQSAVRSLGGDPETSTSVTGDLHRRWVDVKSIFTGKGEEAVLNEAERGEDHALKAYKEALEKIDKHQLLHIRDLVVRQLQGVQRNHDEVKALRNRARAQS
- a CDS encoding DUF3820 family protein — translated: MNPEKLELLVTREMPFGKYKGRIIADLPGQYLNWFAREGFPHGELGGLLALMQEIDHNGLSDLLDPLRAKHGKPKPRH
- a CDS encoding aminotransferase class V-fold PLP-dependent enzyme, whose translation is MPRIEENARDENFWHAIAERYDMAPGPVNLENGYFGRMTRGVAQDYQRNIDFINRNNSVHVRQQFDGPQNIEIRNQLAGMLGVAHASIALTRCASDALQSLIGNYKNLQPGDQLLISDLEYPSVESAMRWVAQHRGLEIIEIVHQHPATHDALVASYREAFERHPRIKLMALTHVTHRTGLVLPVQAIVEAANAHGVDVVLDGAHALGQIEFDLPALGVAFAGYNLHKWVGGPLTLGFMYIDPRRLADIAPDMGSQRYPEPDIRTRAPYGTVNIAAWLTLPKVLQEHKALGGARAKGERLNYLRELWVSEARKMPGVEVLTPDDPRLQCAISALRFTGLEDQKPMADRLLEDYNLFTVVRDGSACGSCIRITVGLSTSLDDINRLIRALRELSCNPL
- a CDS encoding bifunctional 4-hydroxy-2-oxoglutarate aldolase/2-dehydro-3-deoxy-phosphogluconate aldolase, producing MSQGSAAMTIKTSHVSMADKVALIDELCASARILPVITIAREQDILPLADALAAGGLTALEVTLRSQFGLKAIRVLREQRPELVTGAGTVLDRHMLAAAEEAGSQFIVTPGITRDLLEASVASDIPLLPGISNASGIMEGYGLGYRRFKLFPAEVSGGVAAIKALGGPFGEVKFCPTGGVSPANIRNYMALKNVMCVGGSWMLDSEWIKNGDWARIQECTAEALALLDSSL
- the pgl gene encoding 6-phosphogluconolactonase, with product MAISDLKLPEGVNAHTFKNPAILAEELAKKVAGQLNAAIGAQGVATLVVSGGRSPVAFFQSLIKQPVDWSKVVVSLADERWVPVEHADSNAGLLKKHLLQGPGAKARFVGLYNVAANLDAAAEQADRALAELPPIDVLILGMGDDGHTASLFPNSPNLLEALKADGERRCWPMLAPTVPHQRLSMSRSLLASARNTVLSIQGQAKLNTLNEALAGTDIAALPIRAFLQPTLEIYWCP